In Streptomyces sp. NBC_00704, a genomic segment contains:
- a CDS encoding Pr6Pr family membrane protein has translation MTAPIPRDLPDLPAIPRTHALLLSSVPASAVVAPVRRHLAATLRLLLAGTAAAGVTLAFLLGSPLRVLSHFAIQSNILLALVTLLSARRAWTARRPLPAALTGAALLYVVITGLVYHLLLADASVPFSVTSTNTAPTGWHAVAGHLLHSVTPVAAVLDWLLLTAPGQMRLRRAATWMLYPVAYLAFSLARAQVITAGTPGRYLYPFLDAEAHGYKHTLANALLLGLAFYALAVVLVALDHARPNPITHRAKTGFRLRPPVG, from the coding sequence ATGACCGCGCCGATACCCAGGGACCTCCCGGATCTGCCTGCGATTCCGCGGACCCACGCGCTCCTGCTCTCCTCCGTCCCCGCCTCGGCGGTGGTCGCCCCCGTGCGCCGCCACCTGGCCGCCACGCTCCGCCTACTGCTGGCCGGCACGGCCGCGGCGGGCGTGACCCTCGCCTTCCTGCTCGGCAGCCCGCTGCGGGTACTGAGCCACTTCGCGATCCAGAGCAACATCCTGCTGGCCCTGGTCACGCTGCTGTCCGCCCGCCGCGCATGGACCGCCCGCCGACCGCTCCCCGCGGCCCTGACGGGGGCGGCGCTCCTCTACGTCGTGATCACCGGCCTGGTGTACCACCTGCTCCTGGCCGACGCGTCCGTCCCCTTCTCGGTGACCAGCACCAACACCGCCCCCACGGGCTGGCACGCGGTCGCCGGCCACCTCCTGCACTCGGTGACACCGGTGGCCGCCGTCCTCGACTGGCTGCTCTTGACAGCGCCGGGCCAGATGCGCCTGCGCCGGGCCGCGACATGGATGCTCTACCCCGTCGCCTACCTGGCGTTCTCCCTGGCCCGCGCCCAGGTGATCACCGCCGGCACTCCGGGCCGCTATCTCTACCCGTTCCTCGACGCCGAGGCCCACGGTTACAAGCACACCCTGGCCAACGCCCTCCTGCTCGGGCTGGCCTTCTACGCCCTCGCAGTCGTCCTCGTAGCCCTCGACCACGCCCGCCCGAACCCGATCACTCACCGAGCCAAAACCGGATTTCGTCTCCGGCCACCGGTGGGCTAA
- a CDS encoding luciferase domain-containing protein gives MTAASRAMTRLAIWPDLAEGRPSCGTGRALRSGLVEIVHFHSDRSVDLHLTATAIRRFEKDLRHSTAIRLLPGSSWVTVHLECETDIDLLMTLVSAALQAHQRHPGADDAPFPRCNDHREATLTRQTAGGF, from the coding sequence ATGACGGCGGCCTCGCGTGCCATGACACGACTGGCGATCTGGCCGGACCTCGCGGAGGGCCGGCCCAGTTGCGGCACCGGCCGGGCCTTGCGCTCGGGCCTTGTCGAGATCGTGCACTTCCACTCCGACCGCAGTGTCGACCTGCATCTCACCGCCACGGCGATCCGCCGGTTCGAGAAGGACCTCAGACACTCCACGGCCATCCGGCTGCTGCCCGGCTCGTCGTGGGTCACCGTCCATCTGGAGTGCGAGACGGACATCGACCTCCTCATGACGCTGGTCAGCGCCGCGCTACAGGCCCACCAGAGGCACCCCGGCGCCGACGACGCGCCCTTCCCGCGATGCAACGACCACCGCGAGGCGACGCTCACCCGCCAGACCGCAGGCGGTTTCTGA
- a CDS encoding phosphorothioated DNA-binding restriction endonuclease — MDWVERAAGLRQWRRDGVRAPHKPLLLLYALGRYQADAEGELRYSAVEGDLRRLLREYGPARATSPSYPFHHLVGDGVWEVRTDQGHGSPGSGVGALRSSGAAGRLAPELRAALRREPSLLGRMARVLLDLHFPPSLHPDLCEDVGLALDPTATADTAPGMAGAVRSARRLRDSRMREAVLAAYEHQCAFCGYDGMIGAVSVGLEAAHVRWWAYGGPDDVDNGLCLCSLHHKLFDRGVLGIGDGYRVLVAQQFVGRSTAARAQVTALSGRPLIGPQPGVRPVASAHVSWHAEQVFRGSARPVGV; from the coding sequence GTGGACTGGGTGGAGCGGGCTGCCGGGTTGAGGCAGTGGCGGCGGGACGGTGTGCGGGCGCCGCACAAGCCTCTGCTGTTGCTGTATGCGCTGGGGCGGTATCAGGCGGACGCCGAGGGCGAGTTGCGGTACAGCGCGGTCGAGGGGGATCTCCGGCGGCTGTTGCGCGAGTACGGGCCGGCGCGGGCGACGTCACCCTCGTATCCCTTCCATCACCTGGTCGGCGACGGGGTGTGGGAGGTGCGCACCGACCAGGGGCATGGCAGCCCCGGTTCCGGGGTCGGCGCGCTGCGGAGCAGTGGCGCCGCCGGGCGGTTGGCCCCCGAGTTGCGGGCGGCGCTGCGGCGGGAGCCCTCGTTGCTCGGACGGATGGCACGTGTGCTGCTGGACCTGCACTTTCCGCCCTCGCTCCACCCGGATCTGTGCGAGGACGTCGGCCTTGCGCTGGACCCGACGGCGACGGCGGATACGGCACCCGGGATGGCGGGCGCGGTGAGGTCGGCGCGGCGGCTTCGGGACTCCCGGATGCGGGAGGCGGTGTTGGCCGCCTATGAGCACCAATGTGCCTTCTGCGGCTACGACGGCATGATCGGCGCGGTGTCCGTCGGCCTGGAGGCCGCTCATGTGCGCTGGTGGGCGTACGGCGGGCCGGACGACGTCGACAACGGACTGTGTCTTTGTTCCCTGCACCACAAGCTCTTCGACAGGGGCGTCCTCGGTATAGGCGACGGCTACCGCGTCCTCGTGGCACAGCAGTTCGTCGGTCGGAGCACCGCCGCACGTGCGCAGGTGACCGCGCTCTCCGGCCGTCCCCTCATCGGTCCGCAGCCCGGTGTCCGGCCCGTTGCCTCCGCCCATGTCTCGTGGCACGCCGAGCAGGTCTTCCGCGGCTCCGCCCGGCCCGTCGGCGTCTGA
- a CDS encoding DUF488 family protein, N3 subclade, with translation MASHHSARPHDHARALAQRVRAMREARGWSRERLSKEAGITVGTLAGLESEGAIQPGFFTVGAVAEALEVSLDELFQGAKVAPGLWSAGYEGRDIDSFVSSLLDSRIDVVADVRLTPISRKKGFSKTRLGQALAEAGIEYTHLRGLGNPRDNRAPFWEGRLDVGRARFRGVLRSEEAQTDLERLAEHARQSRVAVLCFEKDESRCHRQVVLETVRKRAAVPVIPLA, from the coding sequence ATGGCAAGCCATCACTCAGCGCGTCCCCACGACCACGCCCGAGCACTCGCCCAGCGCGTGCGAGCGATGCGGGAGGCTCGAGGATGGTCGCGGGAGCGGCTCTCCAAGGAAGCTGGCATCACCGTAGGAACGCTGGCCGGTCTGGAGAGCGAGGGAGCGATCCAGCCAGGTTTCTTCACCGTCGGAGCAGTCGCCGAGGCACTTGAAGTCTCCCTCGATGAACTCTTCCAGGGGGCCAAGGTCGCTCCCGGCCTCTGGTCCGCAGGGTACGAAGGCCGGGACATCGACTCGTTCGTCTCCTCTCTCCTCGACAGCCGTATTGATGTCGTGGCGGACGTACGACTTACACCGATCAGCCGCAAGAAGGGCTTCAGCAAGACTCGGCTCGGGCAGGCACTCGCCGAGGCCGGCATCGAATACACCCACCTGCGTGGCCTGGGCAATCCCAGGGACAACCGGGCGCCGTTCTGGGAGGGCCGCCTCGACGTGGGCCGGGCTCGGTTCCGTGGCGTGCTGCGGTCCGAGGAAGCGCAAACCGATCTCGAGCGCCTCGCAGAGCATGCCCGGCAGTCCCGGGTCGCGGTGCTGTGCTTCGAGAAAGACGAAAGCCGCTGCCACCGACAGGTCGTCCTGGAGACGGTCCGCAAGCGGGCCGCCGTGCCCGTAATTCCCCTGGCCTGA
- a CDS encoding TIGR03943 family putative permease subunit has translation MNRQSQSAVLFLLGAALLHAGATDLYLRYVKAGLRPLLLAAGAVLIVTALATAWYERRRTKHHTHRPTAQPHGESAAGPTTQPHDGSAAVPAPQPHGESAAGPTTQPHDGSAAGPAPQPHDASAPAPAAHSHREPRVAWLLILPLLALILVAPPALGSYSATRTGTALQEPFAYPSLPATDPLPLGVVDYAGRAVYDHGRTLAGRQVRLTGFVALDHDGTPYLVRMALNCCAADAQPVKIGLTGRIPPVLQPDAWLTVTGVYTPRIARDPVNDGPIPFLKVTRAEPAPTPADPYDESWNN, from the coding sequence GTGAACCGACAGTCCCAGTCGGCCGTCCTCTTCCTCCTCGGCGCGGCCCTGCTGCACGCCGGCGCCACCGACCTGTACCTGCGCTACGTCAAGGCGGGCCTGCGACCCCTGCTGCTGGCGGCCGGCGCGGTCCTCATCGTGACGGCGCTGGCGACGGCGTGGTACGAACGGCGCCGGACCAAGCACCACACCCACCGGCCCACCGCGCAACCCCACGGCGAGTCCGCAGCCGGGCCCACCACGCAACCCCACGACGGATCGGCCGCCGTGCCCGCACCACAGCCCCACGGCGAGTCCGCAGCCGGGCCCACCACGCAACCCCACGACGGATCGGCCGCCGGTCCCGCACCGCAGCCCCACGACGCGTCGGCCCCCGCACCGGCGGCGCACTCGCACCGCGAGCCACGGGTCGCCTGGCTGCTGATCCTGCCCCTCCTGGCGTTGATCCTGGTCGCCCCGCCCGCCCTCGGCTCCTACAGCGCGACCCGCACCGGGACGGCCCTTCAGGAGCCCTTCGCCTATCCGTCCCTCCCCGCGACGGACCCCCTCCCGCTCGGCGTCGTCGACTACGCGGGCCGGGCCGTCTACGACCACGGCCGCACCCTCGCGGGCCGCCAGGTCCGGCTGACCGGGTTCGTCGCCCTGGACCACGACGGCACCCCCTACCTGGTCCGCATGGCCCTCAACTGCTGTGCCGCGGACGCCCAGCCGGTCAAGATCGGCCTGACCGGCCGCATCCCGCCGGTCCTCCAGCCCGACGCCTGGCTGACCGTCACCGGCGTCTACACCCCGCGCATCGCCCGCGACCCGGTCAACGACGGCCCCATCCCCTTCCTGAAGGTGACCCGCGCCGAGCCGGCGCCGACGCCCGCGGACCCCTACGACGAGTCCTGGAACAACTGA
- a CDS encoding permease, which yields MAIAEEAPPEEIGREEKVGWAEKAGRAEKAGREETGVPDEAVGASARGAAQPTTPQLSSPRPSTPQPSSPRLSSPLVLTMLLLLMVLLQSPVRRALSAPVMQSWMTVFVAVVVQALPFLVLGVLLSAAIAVYVPPSFFARALPSRPALAVPVAGLAGAVLPGCECASVPVAGALVRRGVTPAAALAFLLSAPAINPIVLTATAVAFPRDPEMVVARFAASLLAACAMGWLWQRLGRTDWLRLPTHAPHEGETRGAAFWDSVRHDVMHAGGFLVVGAMAAATLKSVAPASWLRTAADNPAVAVLTLALLAVILSICSEADAFVAASLTQFSLTARLAFLVVGPMIDLKLFAMQAGTFGRGFALRFAPATFALAIASALLTGWVLL from the coding sequence GTGGCGATCGCCGAAGAGGCCCCGCCCGAGGAGATTGGGCGGGAGGAGAAGGTCGGGTGGGCTGAGAAGGCCGGGCGGGCCGAGAAGGCCGGGCGGGAGGAGACGGGCGTGCCGGACGAGGCGGTCGGGGCGTCCGCTCGCGGGGCGGCGCAGCCCACCACCCCGCAGCTCAGCTCCCCGCGGCCCAGCACCCCGCAGCCCAGCTCGCCGCGGCTCAGCTCCCCGCTCGTGCTGACCATGCTGCTGCTCCTCATGGTGCTGTTGCAGAGCCCGGTCCGCCGGGCCCTGTCCGCGCCGGTGATGCAGAGCTGGATGACGGTGTTCGTGGCCGTCGTGGTCCAGGCGCTGCCGTTCCTGGTGCTCGGGGTGCTGCTGTCGGCGGCCATCGCCGTCTACGTGCCGCCCAGCTTCTTCGCCCGCGCACTGCCCTCGCGCCCGGCGCTCGCCGTGCCGGTCGCCGGACTCGCGGGCGCGGTGCTCCCCGGCTGCGAGTGCGCGTCGGTGCCGGTGGCCGGCGCGCTGGTCCGCCGGGGCGTCACCCCCGCCGCGGCCCTCGCGTTCCTGCTCTCCGCGCCGGCGATCAACCCGATCGTGCTGACGGCGACGGCCGTGGCCTTCCCCCGCGACCCCGAGATGGTGGTGGCCCGGTTCGCCGCCAGTCTGCTCGCGGCCTGCGCGATGGGCTGGCTGTGGCAGCGGCTCGGCCGCACGGACTGGCTGCGCCTGCCCACCCACGCACCGCACGAGGGGGAGACCAGGGGCGCCGCCTTCTGGGACTCCGTCCGGCACGACGTGATGCACGCGGGCGGATTCCTCGTCGTGGGCGCGATGGCGGCGGCGACACTGAAGTCCGTCGCCCCCGCGAGCTGGCTGCGCACGGCGGCCGACAACCCGGCGGTGGCCGTCCTGACCCTGGCCCTCCTCGCGGTGATCCTCTCCATCTGCTCGGAGGCGGACGCGTTCGTCGCCGCGTCCCTGACCCAGTTCTCCCTCACGGCACGGCTCGCCTTCCTGGTGGTCGGCCCGATGATCGACCTCAAGCTGTTCGCGATGCAGGCGGGCACGTTCGGCCGGGGCTTCGCGCTGCGCTTCGCCCCGGCGACCTTCGCGCTGGCCATCGCGTCGGCGCTGCTCACGGGGTGGGTGCTGCTGTGA
- a CDS encoding metallophosphoesterase, giving the protein MRARYGVPLSLAAAGAAGLAYAAGFEARSFRLRRVTVPVLPAGMRPLRVLHVSDIHMVGGQRKKQRWLRSLAGLRPDFVINTGDNLSDPKGVPETLDALGPLMEFPGAYVFGSNDYYGPKLRNPARYLLEKTQGRHGLNGNPPATNVVHNPWEDLRDGFDAAGWLNLTNTRGTLKTEGASVELTGLDDPHIKRDRYARVAGGPSASADFSMGVVHAPYLRALDPFAADGYPLILAGHTHGGQVCIPFYGALVTNCDLDTDRVKGLSTHTAEGRTSYLHVSAGCGASRYTPIRFACPPEVTLLTLVEKQ; this is encoded by the coding sequence ATGCGCGCGCGATACGGAGTACCCCTGTCCCTTGCTGCGGCCGGCGCCGCCGGTCTGGCGTACGCGGCGGGTTTCGAAGCCCGCTCCTTCCGCCTCCGACGGGTCACCGTCCCCGTCCTGCCCGCCGGAATGCGTCCCCTGCGTGTGCTGCACGTCTCCGACATCCACATGGTCGGCGGCCAGCGCAAGAAGCAGCGCTGGCTGCGCTCGCTGGCCGGTCTGCGCCCCGACTTCGTGATCAACACGGGCGACAACCTGTCCGACCCCAAGGGCGTCCCGGAGACCCTGGACGCGCTCGGCCCCCTGATGGAGTTCCCGGGCGCCTACGTCTTCGGCTCCAACGACTACTACGGGCCCAAGCTGCGCAACCCCGCCCGCTATCTCCTCGAGAAGACCCAGGGACGTCACGGGCTGAACGGCAACCCGCCCGCGACGAACGTCGTCCACAACCCGTGGGAGGACCTGCGGGACGGTTTCGACGCCGCGGGCTGGCTGAACCTGACGAACACCCGGGGCACGCTGAAGACCGAGGGCGCGTCCGTGGAGCTGACGGGCCTCGACGACCCCCACATCAAGCGCGACCGCTACGCCCGGGTGGCCGGCGGCCCGTCCGCGTCGGCCGACTTCTCGATGGGCGTGGTGCACGCCCCGTACCTGCGGGCCCTGGACCCCTTCGCGGCCGACGGCTACCCCCTGATCCTGGCCGGCCACACCCACGGCGGCCAGGTGTGCATCCCCTTCTACGGAGCCCTGGTCACCAACTGCGACCTGGACACGGACCGCGTGAAGGGCCTGTCGACCCACACGGCCGAGGGCCGCACCTCCTACCTGCACGTCTCCGCGGGCTGCGGCGCCAGCCGCTACACCCCGATCAGGTTCGCCTGCCCGCCGGAGGTAACGCTGCTCACGCTGGTGGAGAAGCAGTAG
- a CDS encoding LacI family DNA-binding transcriptional regulator, with the protein MSLVPGVPDRKRPTLADVAARAGVSTALVSIVMRDAKGAGAATRERVFQAAREIGYRPDARARLLRSRRSRLLGVQFGLQQPFHADLVEGVYAAADAAGYQIALSAVTATRSEQRAVETLLADRCEALILLGPQAPVARLADLAGQLPVVSVARRLRRADGGPEVVRTADDEGARQAVEHLVALGHRDVVHIDGGRAPGAADRRRGYRTAMNRHGLGAHVRVLPGGPSEEAGAAAARALIAVGPRPTAVLAFNDRCASGVLDVFLRAGVTVPGDVSVVGFDDSRLARLAHIGLTTVGQDAARLAHLAVGRAVARVEGVAAPAAAEDVVPPRLVVRGTTSPPR; encoded by the coding sequence GTGTCGCTCGTTCCCGGGGTTCCGGATCGGAAGCGGCCCACGCTCGCGGACGTCGCCGCGCGGGCCGGTGTGTCCACGGCTCTGGTGTCCATCGTGATGCGCGACGCCAAGGGCGCCGGCGCCGCCACGCGCGAGCGGGTCTTCCAGGCCGCGCGGGAGATCGGGTACCGGCCCGACGCGCGGGCGCGGTTGCTGCGCAGCCGGCGGTCACGGCTGCTCGGCGTGCAGTTCGGTCTTCAGCAGCCCTTCCACGCCGACCTGGTGGAAGGCGTCTACGCCGCCGCCGACGCGGCCGGCTACCAGATCGCGCTGAGCGCGGTGACCGCGACGCGCAGCGAGCAACGCGCCGTCGAGACGCTCCTCGCCGACCGCTGCGAGGCGCTGATCCTGCTCGGCCCCCAGGCTCCCGTCGCCCGCCTGGCGGATCTCGCCGGACAGCTTCCGGTCGTCTCCGTGGCCCGGCGGTTGCGGCGGGCGGACGGCGGTCCCGAGGTCGTGCGGACCGCCGACGACGAGGGGGCCCGGCAGGCGGTGGAGCATCTCGTGGCCCTCGGCCACCGCGACGTCGTCCACATCGACGGCGGTCGCGCGCCCGGCGCCGCCGACCGGCGACGCGGCTACCGCACCGCCATGAACCGGCACGGCCTGGGCGCGCACGTCCGCGTGCTCCCCGGCGGGCCGAGCGAGGAGGCGGGCGCCGCCGCCGCCCGCGCCCTGATCGCCGTCGGGCCACGCCCCACCGCCGTCCTCGCCTTCAACGACCGCTGTGCGAGCGGGGTCCTCGACGTCTTCCTGCGCGCCGGCGTGACCGTTCCCGGGGACGTCTCGGTCGTCGGTTTCGACGACAGCCGGCTGGCCCGTCTGGCCCACATCGGCCTGACGACCGTCGGGCAGGACGCCGCGCGCCTCGCCCACCTCGCCGTGGGGCGGGCGGTCGCCCGGGTGGAGGGCGTCGCCGCTCCGGCCGCGGCCGAGGACGTCGTGCCGCCCCGGCTCGTCGTCCGCGGGACCACGTCCCCGCCCCGCTGA
- a CDS encoding ATP/GTP-binding protein, with translation MAGRDLRTLFSSNDRSIAASEAFTNRQAQWQAVTAGLGEHVRHVTRADFDVEDLEAPRRNVLVFHGVGGIGKSTLSRKVEASLAHSEHRPAQWESPPHAEERTLPVRIDLARAAGMDFEGVILTIRLAVAALGRPMPAFDLALRRYWEHNHPGEPIEDHLRRGGLLSRFSAAAALPQQMQSALGDVAQALLLPGTVGGALGHGAGALVKALRERRQSVRALAGCSRLADILEVDPDLEALSFYPHLLAWDLAQLPAGKSALPVILLDTFEDTGDRTHRDFERLLQRVVWLMPNAFFVVTGRNRLQWAETSLEGQLDWTGPQAWPGLAADTAHVGRAAPSRQVLIGDFSPEDCEDYLVRRLRRDGQPLIDEPVRRIIAERSHGLPLYLDLSVMRYLELRRGGRQPQVTDFDHDFPALIARTLSDLTPDERHVLRSVSLLSAFSVPLATQAAGMNHDAPALRLIERPFIRDSSSGVWPFHVHDLIRSAIRNADDSSDDRWSEQDWRRTAQQAFHALESQWRQDLRHDRTVLVACLQQGLLLARDFRLDLGWLADAAFQYVGDSVWEPLALPAADAASSAGMQTAADALVETLSAIARRQHEHRERTVSRLSAVLTSALLPEDLVELATYYLAKAQRDLGLTDASRRGMQRVAAAEGRLASAARRGLAHLSRLSGDFPAAVEAAGRLGWEGRHHRVLGDVWWVQGDMERAVAAYLAGRREAEEQGVVGETAMVQAHLAFAVAFSDPLRADDELDLAERLLSPLSLRSSEMTARIAVLVRDAGFAADLPDRAAVLLAEIEVSGIAYAAAKLQLALCFHHAVLGVQDDVATAIASLRELTRSGDYAYYVDIAHFMAGLPLPEHTAGARWTDGERQTRERWRHLVMTRRGRTATDR, from the coding sequence GTGGCGGGGCGGGACCTTCGAACTTTGTTCAGCTCGAACGACCGGAGCATCGCCGCAAGCGAGGCGTTCACGAACCGGCAGGCACAGTGGCAGGCGGTGACGGCCGGCCTCGGCGAACACGTACGGCACGTGACGCGTGCGGACTTCGACGTGGAGGACCTGGAGGCTCCGCGCCGTAACGTCCTCGTGTTCCACGGCGTGGGCGGGATCGGCAAGTCCACGCTGTCCCGCAAGGTCGAGGCGTCACTGGCGCACAGCGAGCACCGGCCTGCGCAATGGGAATCGCCGCCCCACGCCGAGGAGCGGACGCTGCCGGTCCGGATCGACCTCGCGCGCGCCGCGGGCATGGACTTCGAAGGCGTCATCCTCACCATCCGGCTTGCCGTCGCCGCGCTCGGCAGGCCGATGCCCGCCTTCGACCTGGCCCTGCGCCGCTACTGGGAGCACAACCATCCGGGTGAACCGATCGAGGACCACCTGCGCCGTGGCGGGCTGCTGAGCCGCTTCAGCGCGGCTGCCGCCCTGCCCCAGCAGATGCAGTCCGCCCTCGGCGACGTCGCCCAGGCCCTGCTCCTGCCCGGCACGGTCGGCGGTGCGCTCGGGCACGGGGCCGGCGCGCTCGTCAAGGCGTTACGCGAACGGCGCCAGTCTGTACGCGCCCTCGCCGGCTGTTCCCGTCTGGCCGACATCCTGGAGGTCGATCCCGACCTCGAAGCCCTCAGCTTCTACCCGCACCTCCTCGCCTGGGACCTGGCCCAGCTGCCGGCCGGCAAGAGCGCACTGCCCGTCATCCTGCTGGACACCTTCGAGGACACCGGCGACCGCACGCACCGCGACTTCGAGCGTCTGCTCCAACGTGTCGTGTGGTTGATGCCCAACGCGTTCTTCGTCGTCACCGGACGCAACCGCCTCCAGTGGGCGGAGACGAGCTTGGAGGGGCAGCTCGACTGGACCGGGCCGCAGGCTTGGCCCGGTCTCGCAGCCGACACCGCGCATGTGGGGCGGGCTGCACCGAGCCGTCAAGTTCTGATCGGCGACTTCTCTCCCGAAGACTGCGAGGACTACCTGGTCCGCAGGCTGAGGCGCGACGGACAGCCGCTGATCGACGAGCCGGTTCGCCGGATCATCGCCGAGCGCTCCCACGGTCTGCCTCTGTACCTTGACCTGTCGGTCATGCGCTACCTGGAACTCCGGCGCGGCGGCAGGCAACCTCAGGTCACCGACTTCGATCACGACTTCCCCGCCCTCATCGCACGTACCCTCAGCGACCTGACCCCCGACGAGCGCCATGTCCTGCGCTCGGTCAGCCTGCTCAGCGCGTTCTCCGTCCCCCTGGCCACCCAGGCCGCCGGCATGAACCACGACGCCCCCGCCCTACGGCTGATCGAGCGCCCCTTCATCCGGGATTCCTCGTCCGGTGTGTGGCCCTTCCATGTCCACGACCTGATCCGCTCCGCGATTCGCAACGCGGACGACAGCAGTGACGACCGCTGGTCGGAGCAGGACTGGCGGCGCACGGCCCAACAGGCCTTCCACGCCCTGGAATCACAGTGGCGCCAGGACCTTCGCCACGATCGCACCGTCCTGGTCGCCTGCCTTCAGCAAGGGCTGCTCCTCGCACGGGACTTCCGTCTCGATCTCGGCTGGCTCGCCGATGCGGCATTCCAGTACGTAGGGGACTCCGTCTGGGAGCCACTGGCGCTCCCCGCAGCCGACGCCGCGTCGTCCGCCGGCATGCAGACCGCGGCGGACGCCCTGGTGGAGACGCTGAGCGCCATCGCCCGGCGCCAGCACGAGCATCGTGAACGCACGGTCAGCCGGCTCTCGGCCGTCCTCACGTCGGCGCTGCTCCCCGAGGACCTCGTCGAACTGGCCACGTACTACCTGGCGAAGGCCCAGCGGGACCTCGGGCTGACCGACGCGTCACGTCGCGGGATGCAGCGCGTCGCCGCCGCCGAGGGCCGGCTCGCTTCCGCCGCTCGTCGCGGCCTGGCACACCTGAGCCGGCTGAGCGGAGACTTCCCGGCCGCGGTCGAAGCCGCGGGGAGGCTGGGCTGGGAGGGGCGGCACCATCGCGTGCTGGGAGACGTGTGGTGGGTGCAGGGCGACATGGAGCGGGCGGTCGCCGCCTACCTGGCAGGCCGGAGGGAAGCCGAGGAGCAGGGTGTCGTCGGCGAGACCGCGATGGTGCAGGCGCATCTCGCTTTCGCCGTCGCCTTCTCCGATCCGCTTCGAGCTGACGACGAACTCGACCTCGCGGAACGGCTGTTGTCGCCCCTCAGTCTGCGCTCCAGCGAGATGACCGCACGCATCGCGGTGCTCGTACGCGACGCCGGGTTCGCCGCTGACCTGCCTGACCGAGCCGCTGTCCTGCTCGCCGAGATCGAGGTCTCCGGCATTGCCTACGCCGCCGCGAAACTGCAACTGGCCCTGTGCTTCCACCACGCCGTCCTCGGCGTCCAGGACGACGTCGCCACGGCGATCGCCTCGCTGCGCGAACTCACTCGGAGCGGTGACTACGCCTATTACGTCGACATCGCCCACTTCATGGCCGGCCTTCCGCTTCCCGAGCACACCGCAGGGGCACGGTGGACCGACGGAGAACGACAGACCCGCGAACGATGGCGACACCTGGTGATGACACGTCGCGGTCGAACCGCCACGGATCGATAG
- a CDS encoding ferredoxin, with translation MRVSVDPEMCYASGECALRVPSVFTAVDGLGAVIPGREETAADEPQVRDMAERCPSQAIRIQ, from the coding sequence ATGAGAGTCTCCGTGGACCCCGAGATGTGTTACGCCTCCGGGGAGTGCGCGCTGCGCGTGCCCTCCGTCTTCACCGCGGTGGACGGTCTCGGCGCCGTCATACCGGGACGCGAGGAGACGGCGGCCGACGAGCCGCAGGTGCGGGACATGGCCGAACGCTGCCCGTCACAGGCCATCCGCATCCAGTAG
- a CDS encoding TIM barrel protein, with amino-acid sequence MYGLAVCAEMVFLDLPMDERARRVHDAGFQVEIWDWTRHDLDALARTPAEFSSMTGYIRGSLTDEEGAAELLRTAEESVRAADRLGCPRLNLHGTGLDGRGLPVTPVTGEATGAMWLAAHRTLTRIAELGESAGVVFTLENLNTAVDHPGVPFATAADTLALVRAVDRPGLRMNLDLYHAQIGEGNLIELVRRAHAADLIGEIQVADVPGRREPGTGEINYPAVARVLKEIGYEGTVAMEAWASENTESALNRFREAFTP; translated from the coding sequence ATGTACGGACTGGCGGTCTGCGCCGAGATGGTCTTCCTGGATCTGCCGATGGACGAACGGGCCCGGCGCGTCCATGACGCCGGGTTCCAGGTGGAGATCTGGGACTGGACCCGGCACGACCTGGACGCCCTGGCCCGCACTCCGGCCGAGTTCTCGTCCATGACCGGATACATCAGGGGCAGCCTGACCGACGAGGAGGGCGCGGCCGAACTCCTGCGCACGGCCGAGGAATCCGTCCGGGCGGCGGACCGGCTCGGCTGCCCCCGGCTGAACCTGCACGGCACCGGACTGGACGGCCGGGGCCTGCCCGTGACGCCGGTGACCGGGGAGGCCACCGGTGCGATGTGGCTCGCCGCCCACCGCACGCTCACCCGGATCGCGGAGCTGGGCGAGAGCGCCGGCGTCGTGTTCACGCTGGAGAACCTCAACACGGCCGTCGACCACCCCGGAGTCCCGTTCGCGACCGCCGCCGACACCCTCGCCCTGGTCCGTGCGGTGGACCGGCCGGGCCTGCGGATGAACCTGGACCTCTACCACGCCCAGATCGGCGAAGGGAACCTGATCGAACTCGTCCGCCGGGCACACGCGGCGGACCTGATCGGCGAGATCCAGGTGGCCGACGTCCCGGGCCGCCGCGAACCGGGAACGGGCGAGATCAACTACCCCGCCGTGGCCCGCGTGCTGAAGGAGATCGGCTACGAGGGCACGGTCGCGATGGAAGCCTGGGCCTCCGAGAACACCGAGTCCGCCCTGAACCGCTTCCGCGAGGCCTTCACGCCCTGA